ACCTCATTTTGTGGGGAAAGAAATACAAAGCGATGTCACTATCAGTGGGTCTTGACACCTCAAAGCTCCTAGGCCAAGCCTCCATCCTAGACAGCTTTGTTACTTCAACCACCGGCTGCAATGATCTTGACAATTTACACACAATCTCACAGTATTTGGTTGACAAATGTGCATCTAATGAAACATAGTCCTTGCTGCATGTCTTGATGAGTCCACTGTTGAACAAAAAACAAAAGCATCAGCACATAGGGAGAGTGCCTATTGACACTTGAAAATGGAAAAGGAAAGGATATGTTCTACCTCCAAATAGGTTCATCGATGGGAAGGGAACTATAGTGTTGCAGCTTGAAAGATTCTGAAACGGGTGGATTGGAGACATTGGTCTCCTTCACAACAACTTTTTGTGTTATCATAGCAGTACCACTTTCCACACCGGCAAGATTTTGGCCACCACCGTCGTCATCTTCACCCTCATACCCTATAAGTTTTCTCCTTTTCTTCAACCTATAATTCTCAACTTCATTATCATCGTCATCATGCGAATCAAGCTTCTCTTCCAACAATGATTCTGCCATCTTGCCCTTAGACCTGTCATCATCGCCTCTTCCGTCATTCGTAAGGGTAGTGTTTCGCTTACTACTATCAAGCGGATTGTGATTTGCTTTCTGCTCCACGCAATTGGTCATGAAAGATGCCATGGCTGATTGGCGACTTGCAAGATTTTGATCACCATAATCACTGTCTGCATATTCATCCCCTGTAGGCCTTCTTGCCTTCTTTGGCCTACCATTCTCAACTTCATTATCATCGTCCTCATTTGAATCAAGCTTCTCATCCAACAATGGCTTCATCATCTTGCCCTTAGACTTGTCGTCGTCGCCTCTTCCATCATTTGTAAGGGCAGTGTTCCACTTTCTACTATCAAGTTGATTGTGATTTGCATTCTGCTCCACGTAATTGCAGTCTTCATCCTCATACCCTACAGGTCTTCTCCTTGTCTCCTTTGGCCTACCATTCCCAACATCATTATCATCATCCTCATGTGAATCAAACTTCTCTTCAACCAATGGTTTTGTAATCTTGCTCTTAGACTTGTCATCATCGGCTCTTCCATCATTCATAAGGGCGGTGTTCCGCTTTCTACTAGCAAGTCGACCGTGATTTGTATTTTGCTCCGTGTTATTGCTCATGGGAGATGCCTCAGCTGGTTGGCGACTTGAAAGGTTCTTAACGAATAAAGGACCACAATTGACTCCGAAGTGAGGTTGGAGATTTTGCATGACTTTACCCTTCAACCCTAGGCTAGAAGTCGAAGCTTCCTTCCCCATCGAGAGGTCTCCATTCTTATCTTCACCAATCATTGTTTGTTTGACATTATTTGAGTTAGAAACCACCGACGAGGGGTGTGATATCTTTGAAATATGAAATGGGGAATTTGAGTCATCGTCCAACCCTCTGGAGGCAGGATATACTGAGGAAATTCCATCTCCAAGCCAAGAGGCCCCGGGTGGCGCAGACATAAGTTGCTCGATATCCTTCTGCGAAGGAACAAAGCCATAGTTTGGACTTGAAGACAACGAAGACTTCTCAAATTCCTTCAATGGAGAAACCATGTAAATGTTTGGTATTGAGGAAGGTGACCTAGGCATCCCAATGTTCTTTGGCGGGGAGGCTCTATCATTGTCTTGCCTCAAGGAAGAGAGCTTAGGCTTGCTCTTTGGCGGGGAGGATCTACCATTGTCCTGCCTCAAGGAAGAGCGCTTAGGCTTAGGTCGAGAAATTGGGCTATTCGACCTTGACAAAGACGGTCTAGACTTTTGAACATCCTCCTCACTAGAAATTGGGCATTTGTTAGACCTCGAGTACAACTCGATATTCTTTGGCCTTGAAGAAGACTTTCTATCCTTCTTCGAAGATTTCAAGCCATTGGTTGGCCTTGAGGAAGAGGGCATTTCAATATTGTTCCGTGGACCAACCACGCTATTGTTTGGCCTTGAGCTGGAGGGCCTCATACTATTTTTCATCCTGGAAGAACCATTGTTCAACCTTGAGGACAAGGGGCATGATAAATCTTTTGCATGACACTCAACCTTAGAGTTGCTAGTCGCCTCTGGAGGAATTTGCCTTGCCTTCTGAGTCACAAAAACATCATCACCTCTTCCATTAGCATTGTTATATCTATTTGCCACCGGTACTCTAAAATGTTCTAGAGTTCTCTTTGTTTGAGCCACGCTCTTCTTCCAGATACTACTTTGTTTCTTCTTTGTTGATCGCTTGAAAGAACTTGGACCAAAGCCATGGCCACCGGCATGTCTTCGATTTCCCATTTGCTTCAGATAATTCACGAACTAGCCTCAAAGTTTTTCAGTGGGTGGCAAACAGGATGCCAAAAGACACAGTTGCACCCAAGCAATATCTATAAAGAGAACATCAACCCAATCACCTCTATAGGAAGACAACATGGATAATATACTTGATGTACAAAAATTAAGAACCCAACAAACTTGTCTTCTAACTTTTACCATGAAAGTGTTATTACTTTCTAATTCTATGGTGCCAACCTTAAGGCAAGTTTGCTTCGAGTCCAACTGTGAGGACACTAGAAGACAACCATGGGCCTTGGATCAATATAACAAACTTAAACAATTTGTCACAAACAAAATTAGGACCACAAAGTTTGGTTGAAGCATGTCTTGTTGATGACTGGTATTGCCATCAACTTTGTCCAGAAAGT
The sequence above is a segment of the Aegilops tauschii subsp. strangulata cultivar AL8/78 chromosome 6, Aet v6.0, whole genome shotgun sequence genome. Coding sequences within it:
- the LOC109781865 gene encoding uncharacterized protein; this translates as MGNRRHAGGHGFGPSSFKRSTKKKQSSIWKKSVAQTKRTLEHFRVPVANRYNNANGRGDDVFVTQKARQIPPEATSNSKVECHAKDLSCPLSSRLNNGSSRMKNSMRPSSSRPNNSVVGPRNNIEMPSSSRPTNGLKSSKKDRKSSSRPKNIELYSRSNKCPISSEEDVQKSRPSLSRSNSPISRPKPKRSSLRQDNGRSSPPKSKPKLSSLRQDNDRASPPKNIGMPRSPSSIPNIYMVSPLKEFEKSSLSSSPNYGFVPSQKDIEQLMSAPPGASWLGDGISSVYPASRGLDDDSNSPFHISKISHPSSVVSNSNNVKQTMIGEDKNGDLSMGKEASTSSLGLKGKVMQNLQPHFGVNCGPLFVKNLSSRQPAEASPMSNNTEQNTNHGRLASRKRNTALMNDGRADDDKSKSKITKPLVEEKFDSHEDDDNDVGNGRPKETRRRPVGYEDEDCNYVEQNANHNQLDSRKWNTALTNDGRGDDDKSKGKMMKPLLDEKLDSNEDDDNEVENGRPKKARRPTGDEYADSDYGDQNLASRQSAMASFMTNCVEQKANHNPLDSSKRNTTLTNDGRGDDDRSKGKMAESLLEEKLDSHDDDDNEVENYRLKKRRKLIGYEGEDDDGGGQNLAGVESGTAMITQKVVVKETNVSNPPVSESFKLQHYSSLPIDEPIWSGLIKTCSKDYVSLDAHLSTKYCEIVCKLSRSLQPVVEVTKLSRMEAWPRSFEVSRPTDSDIALYFFPHKMRQRTDLDQLVKEVVENDMVLLAVVGEAEMLIFPSILLPEQHQTFQGRPYLWAAFRPRRANKFRTVEEQRHGKGHCAQEEEMVKQPEAPEEAEGQRMEQEHIPAEGQGMEQEHIPAEGQGMEQVHIPAEGQGMEQEQSSVQPNAPAPVEGVARATSAPTVLAATSASHGQTHSSLGAPTGALFGFVAQLTPRFEQLIQEMQREGAVMVAVRGEMKASSSS